Proteins encoded by one window of Deinococcus radiodurans R1 = ATCC 13939 = DSM 20539:
- a CDS encoding NAD(P)/FAD-dependent oxidoreductase has product MLDGLVVGGGLAGLTAARVLTRAGRRVRVLEAAPEVGGRVRSRELEGFTLDAGFQVLFPAYPAVRRQLNLDALDLVPLPSAAALRRGAREDVLGSPLDDLASLPSTLKSGALTLGDKLRVARLAASLRTPAAHELLIGSDESTESFLRGQGFSEAALDHFFRPFFGGIFLRRDLATSARLFRYYFRMLMDGGAALPRRGMGELSRQLAQGSDLLTGVRVSRLLPRPGYVTAVTSAGEIDARQVIVATEAPTASDLTGEALSRGALSSTYLYYATPQRISGQHRLLLNAETGLINNAQWTSLAVPGRAPTGQHLLTVTVLGLPDLDDASLDARVRGELTRWYGAEAVGTLRLLMLERIPYAQFEQPAGYAATLPGHATSLPGVLLASEITSMSGIQGALESGEKAAAIVLGDLAALSRPRGA; this is encoded by the coding sequence ATGTTGGACGGACTGGTGGTCGGGGGCGGGCTTGCGGGCCTGACGGCGGCGCGGGTGCTCACGCGGGCCGGGCGGCGGGTGCGCGTGCTGGAAGCAGCGCCCGAGGTGGGGGGCCGGGTGCGCTCGCGTGAGCTGGAGGGCTTTACCCTCGACGCCGGGTTTCAGGTGCTGTTTCCTGCGTATCCGGCGGTGCGGCGGCAACTGAACCTCGACGCGCTCGACCTCGTGCCTCTGCCCTCGGCGGCGGCGCTGCGGCGCGGGGCACGCGAGGACGTGCTCGGCAGCCCCCTCGACGACCTCGCCAGTCTGCCCAGCACCCTGAAATCGGGCGCCCTGACGCTGGGCGACAAGCTGCGGGTGGCACGTCTCGCTGCGTCGCTCCGCACGCCCGCCGCCCACGAATTGCTGATTGGTTCCGACGAAAGTACCGAGAGCTTTCTGCGCGGTCAGGGCTTTTCGGAAGCGGCGCTCGACCATTTTTTCCGGCCCTTTTTCGGCGGCATTTTCCTGCGGCGTGACCTGGCGACCTCGGCGCGGCTGTTTCGCTACTACTTCCGGATGCTGATGGACGGCGGCGCGGCGCTTCCCCGGCGCGGCATGGGCGAACTCAGCCGGCAGCTCGCGCAGGGGAGCGATCTCCTGACCGGCGTGCGGGTGTCGCGGCTGCTGCCCCGGCCCGGTTACGTAACCGCCGTGACGAGCGCGGGCGAGATAGACGCCCGGCAGGTCATCGTGGCGACCGAGGCACCGACCGCCAGCGACCTGACCGGCGAGGCGCTCAGCCGGGGCGCCCTGTCGAGCACCTACCTGTACTACGCGACTCCGCAGCGCATTTCCGGGCAGCACCGGCTGTTGCTGAACGCCGAAACGGGCCTCATCAACAACGCCCAGTGGACCAGTCTCGCGGTGCCGGGCCGTGCTCCCACCGGACAGCACCTGCTGACGGTGACGGTGCTGGGGCTGCCGGACCTCGACGATGCGTCTCTGGACGCCCGCGTGCGCGGCGAATTGACCCGCTGGTACGGCGCGGAGGCGGTCGGCACGCTGCGGCTGCTTATGCTCGAACGCATTCCCTACGCGCAGTTCGAGCAGCCCGCCGGGTACGCGGCCACGCTGCCGGGGCACGCCACCAGTCTGCCGGGCGTGCTCCTCGCTTCCGAAATCACGTCCATGAGCGGCATTCAGGGCGCCCTGGAAAGCGGCGAAAAGGCGGCGGCCATCGTGCTGGGCGACCTCGCGGCGCTGAGCCGCCCACGGGGGGCCTGA
- a CDS encoding VOC family protein, giving the protein MTDTSYTPAHLDHLVIAARTLEEGVAWLEGRLDVPLQPGGEHSAFGTHNRLLSLGTAYLEVIAINPVAPAPPRPRWFGLDTPQMRERLADGPALIHWVAAVRELPQRPDVLSVSRGENRWRLTVPATGELPGGGVEPSLIVWDTPAPPARLPDAGVRLLTLRLGTPHPDALRGQLNALNFVGEVEVYEAPQPELAAQLETPGGLVTL; this is encoded by the coding sequence ATGACCGACACTTCATACACACCAGCCCACCTCGACCACCTCGTCATTGCTGCCCGCACGCTGGAAGAAGGCGTGGCGTGGCTCGAAGGCCGCCTGGACGTACCGCTGCAACCCGGCGGCGAGCATTCCGCGTTCGGCACCCACAACCGGTTGCTGTCGCTGGGGACGGCTTATCTGGAGGTCATCGCCATCAACCCGGTAGCCCCCGCCCCGCCGCGCCCGCGTTGGTTCGGGCTGGACACCCCGCAGATGCGCGAGCGGCTGGCCGATGGCCCAGCGTTGATTCACTGGGTGGCGGCGGTGCGCGAGTTGCCGCAGCGCCCCGACGTGTTGTCCGTGAGCCGGGGCGAGAATCGCTGGCGGCTGACGGTGCCGGCAACTGGCGAGCTGCCCGGCGGCGGAGTCGAGCCTTCCCTGATTGTCTGGGACACCCCCGCGCCTCCGGCCCGGCTGCCCGACGCGGGCGTGCGGCTGCTCACGCTGCGGCTGGGTACGCCTCACCCTGATGCCCTGCGCGGGCAGCTCAATGCCCTGAACTTCGTGGGCGAGGTGGAAGTGTACGAGGCGCCGCAGCCTGAACTGGCCGCGCAACTGGAAACGCCGGGGGGGCTGGTGACGTTGTGA